GGGCCAATTTTTTCAGGACGAAATTGCAGCCCCGCTGGACGCGCAATTCTTTATCGGATTGCCCGATCGGATCCCCGACGAATGGATCAGTCGTACCCATGGCTATCCGCGAGTCCGAGCGTTGGCGCACCTCAACGAACTTCCACCGGGCATGATCCTGTCAGGCATTTGGCCTCGATCATTAACCGCCCGCTCGGTGAACTTCATGCGATTAAGCGATCCTGCGGTTCTGGCGAATCCAGAATTTCGACGAGTCGAAATCCCATCGGCTGGTGGTTTCGGCCAAGCCCGAGCGGTCGCCCGGATCTATGACGCGTTGGCTCGCGGTGGCGATGAGTTGGGCCTGACAGATCAGACCTTTGCCGAGCTATGCCGACCGGCTGAACTGCCCAACGCGGGTTCTCGAGATGCCGTCTTGAAGCTCGATGTCGCTTATGGAATGGGCTTTTCTAAACCGAGTCACGGATTCCAATTCGGAAGTGATGCTTCCGCGTTTGGCTGTCCTGGTGCAGGCGGTTGTTTTGGCATGGCCGATCCGTCGGCACAATTGTCATTCGCTTACCTGACCAACACGATGAGCTTCCGGATCTTTGACGACCCCAGGGAACGGGCCATCCGCGAAGCGATGTATCGCTGTGCCAAGTCCACAACGGGCATCAGAAGAAGCCTCGCAGCATAAGCAACTCGCTAGATCCACGAACGTCTTCCCCGCGTTATCAATCGCGATGACGCGGGTTATTGAGAACGAGTCGTCTCCGATCCGGACCGCTTTTCAAAGAATCGTCCTAGTGGTCCCGCCAAGATGGCTGGCAGCATAATCAGGTCTCCAATCAACGCGGAGATCAATAGCACGACCATTAAGTAAGCGAAGTGCAGGACTGGCACAAATGAGCTGAGCGCGAACACGATCAATCCACTCGAACAGATCAGCGTCGTATGGACCATCGCGCCGGAACAACGACCAAACGCGTCGCGAATCGCCTCATGCCGCGATAGGCCATCATCGATGCCGCGCCGGAACCAAGTCAGCAGGTGAACGGTATCGTCCACCGCGATCCCTAGCGCGGCACTGGCTGTCATCACCGATCCGATCTGGACCGGAATCCCAAACCACTGTACCCCGCCAAACACGATCACTGCGGGAAAGATATTCGGCAGCATCGTTAGGCAGGTCGCGCTGACGCTTCGCAGCACAAACACCAATACAAATGCGATGATTCCGAAGGCGACGATAAAGCTTCGGAACAGGTCCATCAGCAGTTGGCGTTGAGCTTTGTAGATCAGCGGGATGACCCCGGTGAACGTCCCTTTGACGCCTTGTTCATCCAATAAAGGCCGCACAGTGCTTTCGATACGCTCGGCTAACAACCCGTAGTCCAGGTTGCCGATCGCGTTGGCACGCACCGAAATCCGCCAGAGGATTTCGTTAGGCGTTTCACTAAGGAACCTAGCCTCGGTCAGCTGATCGTGAATCGATTTGCCGTTGATGATCTTGCGGGCGATGATATCGCGAACGCTATGACCGCGCGGAAGCGGCGGACTGAAATTAAATGCCGACATCGTGGTGACATAGTCGCCTAAGGCGGCGATCTGAGCTTGGGCTTTGGCAACCAGCTTGATCTGTTCGACACGATCGCGTTGGTCGTCTTTGCCAAAGTGGATAACGACCTCCAGTGGAACCATCGGGCCGACTTTTTCTTCCAGCCAACGATAGTCGTTGATCACGTCACTGTCGGGAAGAAAGCGATCTTGCAACCGGACGGTCGATTCAATCGAGGGGATTCTTGCGCCGCAGACCACCATGACGATCAGGCACCCGATCGCAAGAACGGCATGATGCCGGATAACCCAGTTGCCAAATCGTTTTGCCGCTGCGGATTGTTCGGGAGTCGGTTTGATACGCACCTTCGGTGGAAACGCGATCAGCGCCGAAGGCAACAGCACAAACAAGACGATCACGCCTAGAACGACACCGATCGAAGAAAATAGACCGAATTCTTGAATCGGTTCGATCTTGCTGAAGATCAAAGAGATCAGCCCAATGGCGGTGGTCAGTGCGGCCAGTGAACAGGGAACCCAACCGTGCTCAACCGCCAATCGCACCGGCGACTTGCTCAGTTCGGGATGGCGTCTGGCATCGCGATAGTAGTTTGCCAAATGGACTGCCGAAGAAACCGTCAACACGTAGATCAGTGGCGGCAGCATCGTCATCAACAAGTTCATGCGGCTGCCGGTGACGAACAAGACTCCCAATCCGAGCGCGGTGCAGTAGATCGCGACCAGCAAGACTGAAATGGCAAGGCGAATGCTTTGCAGCCGAAACGTCGCGACACAGAAAGACGCGATCGCGGACAGTCCGGCGAGACCGAAAAGCAGCTTGCGACTTTCGGCATCGATCATCGCGGCATCAACCGTCGGACCGGCAAGCTTCAAGTCTGACTCGGCAATCCCGGCAACCTCGAGAGCTTGCTGTTGGATCGTGTCGACCGCTGCGGTTCGATTGTCTTGACCCTCGGGAGCGGTTGTCAGAATCAGGCAGGTTGATTGCTTGTCGCTGCCGATCAGTGAACCTTCGATCCGTTTGATCGCAGCGGCTTCGCTGAGATTCAGCGGCGCTCCGGTCAGCTGTTCCAGCGTCGATTGGCCCGTTCTGACCGCAGAAAAATACGGTGATTCGGCCAGTGCCGCGCTAAGCTCGGTCGCACGTGGATCGTTGATGGTGCAGCCTGGCCAACTGACCACGGCGATTTCATCGGTCCCAAATTGCTCGCCGAACCAGTCGTACGTATCCGTCGCCGCAAACGACTTGGGCAGCCATTGCCGGGGATCGTTGGAAGTGCTTTTGAGTGCCCGTACGGCGGCGAAAAAGACCAGCGGAGAAATCAGCAGTGCGAACAGCAGAATCGCATGAGCTCGTTTTTTGGAGAGGATCGACTCCGATTGGGAATGAACACCGCCTTCGGTTTGGGCGGAGTCTCCAGGCTGGTCTTCGTTATCGGAGCTGGACAAGACAATCTATTCGGCGAAGCAGGTAGGCAAGAACCCTTCCAAAAGATCCGCAAAGGCTTCGGGCCGTTCCCAATTGGGTGCATGTCCGCAATCGTCGATAAACTCCAGCCGTGAACCTTTGATACGACGCTGGAATTCACGACCGGTTGATGGCGGAGTGATGGTGTCTTGGTGTCCCCAGATGATCATCGTCGGGAGATCCAGTTTTGACAGTTCGTTTTCGACCGTCCGGTCCCGTGTCGCCCTGGAAACACGCAAAATGAATCGCACGTAGTCGCGGTCGGTGACCGATTTGTACCAATCGTCGATCAACTCTTCGGTGACCAATTCCTGGCGATAAACGATGTCACCGACAGTTTTACGAATGAACTCGCGTGACGGACGTGGACGCATGCCTCCGATCGGGCTGCGTTCGAACAGGCCCGCGCTGCCGGCCAGGACAAGGCCTTTGGCGTAATCTTTCTGGCTGGCACAAAGGTCGATCGCGACCAGACCGCCAAGAGAATTGCCGCACAGCACGAAAGGTTCAATCTGCATCGCGTCGATCATCTGCCGAACCTGAGCACTCAGGTCAGCGATCGCATTGATACCGTGCTTTCGTCGTCCCGGCTGGTAGTCGACAGGCAGCTGTGGCGCGATGACGCGATACTTGTCGGCGAGCCGCTCCATCACGTTTTGCCAGTGGAGAGGCGAGCCGAACAAACCATGCAAAAACAGCACGGTTTGGTCACCACTGCCCATGTCGACAGTGCGTTCCGGATCAATTCCGGTGTTTTTTTCGGCCTGCGTATCGGAAGAGCGTTTAAGAAGCACAGACGAAATTCAGTCAAGCGAAGTAAGAAAAACCTAGACAAGAACAGGCTCGAGGGGACCGTTCGGGCCTCCATAAAGCAGTCCCGTCCTACCAACACCCTATCGCTCCTGCGGGCCGCATTCTATATGCAACTGCGATCTTGGTCGAATCGGATTCTTTTGACGAGGCTAAATTTTGCAGTCCTCCAAATTTATTGCGTAAGACGGGGGATTTAGCGAAGTACCTGATCTTGCGGATTCTTCGCCCCCCCTGTTTGAGACCGCATGAAAATGCTTGCAACTGTGGCTTCGTCATGTTGGGGCTCCGACATTCGGAATCGACATTTCGTCGTCTTCACGACAGCCGCTCCTGTGGGGGTACGGCTGACCGCATCGGCGTGTCGCTTAAAATGATCCCACGCCACCGTTCGCTTCACCGCGAATCGAAGTTTTCACGAACTCCATTCTCACCCCAAGTTTTGATCTCATGCGACTGCGAAATATGCGTTTTCAGCTTGCAGCCCTGCTTTGTTTGATCACCGCCTGCAATTCGTCTGCAGACTGGCCCGGCTGGATGGGCCCGAATCGGGATAATCGCCCCGACGATCTAAAGCTGCCAAAAGACTTTGCCAGTCAACCACCCAAAGTTCTTTGGCGTACTTCGACCGATGGTGGATATTCCGGGCCCGCGGTCAGCGATGGGAGGATCTACGTAAGCGACTACCGATCCGGCGAAGATAACTCGGTGGCCAATTTTGAACGAAAACAGATCACCGGTCGTGAACGCGTCCGCTGTCTTGATGCCACGTCGGGAGCCGAACTTTGGAGCCACGCCTATCCGGTTTCCTATTCGATTTCGTATCCCGCGGGACCACGATGTACGCCAACGGTCGACGATGACCGGGTTTATTCGCTCGGAGCCGAAGGCGAACTGATTTGCTTTAAGACCGAGGACGGCGAAATTGTTTGGAGCAAAAACCTTCCACGCGAATATTCCACCAAAGCCGCGTTGTGGGGCTACGCCAGTCATCCTCTGATCGATGGCGACAAATTGATTTGCGTCGTCGGGGGCTCGGGATCGCACATCGTCGCGTTTAACAAATACACCGGCGAAGAGATTTGGCGACAAGGCACCGCTTCCGAACAAGGCTACGTTCCGCCAACCATCATCAACGCCGGAGGCACGCGACAGCTCATTACGGCCAGTCCGGATGCGATCAATAGCTTGGATCCGGAAACCGGAAAGCCTTTCTGGTCCAAACCCTACGAAGCGACAAACGGATCCATCATCATGTCGCCGATCGTGGCAAAGATCGACGGCCAGTCGTATCTGTATCTCGCGGGATATTCCAACAAGAACCTGCTGCTGAAACTGTCCGAGACCACGCCTGCTGCAGAAGTCGTCTGGCAAGATGTCAATAAACACGCCGTCTCGCCAGTCAACGTCCAACCGATCCTAGACGGCAAGATGCTTTATGGTTTTGATCAGAAAGGGGCGCTGATGGGAATCGAGTTGCCATCTGGCGAACGCCAATGGGAAACCGGCCAACCGATCTCGGAGCGACCGATTCAATCGGCTACCGCGTTCATCATGGCTCCAAAAGGTGACGATCGGTATTTGATGTTCACCGAACTGGGTGATTTGGTGATCGCCGAGATGAACCAGGCAGGATTCAACGAGATCGACCGCGCCCACGTGATCGATCCGACCGGAGTCGCTTTTGGCCGACGTGTCGTCTGGAGTGCACCAGCAGTTGACGATGGCAAATTGTTCATTCGCAACGACAAAGAAGTGATCTGCGTTCAAATCGCTCCGCAGTAATCAGCCATCTCCGCCATGACCGCATGAGGGGGTTACCGCTGTCTACTGGCGACCTATTGGCAACTTCCGGGGTTTCCTTCCCGGCTGCGCACGCACAACCCCTTCGACAAAACGTAGATTCTAGAATCCTGTTCTAAGGTTTTTCCGCGCCGATCGTTGTTTCGGTGCATGGATCCGCGTTCCTTTTCTAAGCCTGCGGTTGGCGATGAAGCAGACCGATTCCCAATTCGATCCATCCGATCAAGCCCGGCCTGGTTCTCCAGACCAAGCGGGCACTGACGGTTGGCTGTCCGAGGCGTTTCGCGACAACGAATTGGCGTTGATGGGTTATGCGACGCACTTGGTAAAAGATCGGGATCGTGCAAACGATTTGGTCCAGGATGTTTTTTTGCGGTTGTGTAGGCAGCCTCAGGGAAAACTGAAAGGCCGAGTTCGGCAATGGCTGTTTCGTGTCTGTCGAAACCGTGCGTTGGACATCATGAAAAAGGAAGGCCGCATGAAACCGTTGGACGACACCGTCGCCGAAAAGGAAGTCAGTCGTGATGTCGATCCAATCGCGAAAGTCGAATTGGCCGAACGCTATAGCGATGCGATGGATCTACTAGGCAACTTGCCCGAAAGACAACAAGAAGTGATCCGATTGAAAATCGAAGGCGGACTGAGTTATCGCGAAATCAGCCACGCGACCGGCCTGAGCGTCGGAAACGTTGGTTACCTACTTAGCACCGGTCTAAAAACCGTACGCGAACGCCTCACGACGACTGAGACCGAAAACTAGAAGGCCATTGGTGATGAAACCTCCCTCCGATTCCGATCTGCCTGCAGATTCCAATCAGTACAACCAGTGGTTGAATGAACAAGCGACCGCGTACGTCTTCAACGAACTGACCGCTCAGCAGCAAGCCGAGTTTGTCAGCCTGATGAACGAATCCGAAAGCCTTCGCGAAATGGTCAACTCGATTCGTGATGCCGCAGCGACTTTGCAAGGTGAGTTCGCTTCGGTCTCTCGTCCGCTGCAAACTAACAATCGAAACGCCATCGAAGCAGCCATACGCCAAGCCGAACGTTTCCCCGCCCCTCCTGTCGAAGCGTACCGCCCCCAATCGTCATCCAGTTCGTTCGGCTGGGGACTCGCAATCGCCGCGACACTGTTGCTGGCCTGTGGACTTACCTTTCCTGCGCTCAATCGTGTGATCTCGGCGCGGACCGAAACGGAATTCCTAAGATCCCGCATGCAGGAAGTCGAACGCCAAAACCGCGAACTGGCCGACCGTAACCAACAGTTCGAAAATCAAATTCAAGAACTTCGGACCCAACTGGCAGCTGACCGCAAACGACAATTGGATTCCGAATCTGCGATCCCGATCATCGCTGACGCAACAGGAAATACACGATCACCTGATCCAAATGGCGTCACCGGCGACGTGACTGATGCGGGCACGGCGACCACCAATGTGTCCGATATTGCCATGTCAGGAAGCAACAACGATTCACGACCGGTTCGGGCAGCGGATATAGCCACTGATGCCGACAATGAAGTGCGAATCGCTGACGTTGACCGCGATCGAGACATCGCGGCAGAAGTCCTGGCGACGGAACGCATGATGGATGACACATTGAAGTCCAACACCGGTAGCTTTGCACAATCGATTGCCGGTCCTCGACGCGGCCTATTCGAATCGGCCGCCGTCATCCCTGTCTCTTCCTTCCCGGTCTCCGTCGAAAATGACTCTTACTTGAACGTTCGGCAGCTGCTGGCGAAGAAACGTTTGCCAACAACAAACCAGGTGCGCGTCGAACAGCTCGTCAATCACTTCGACTACGAATACAAAGCTCCCGAACAATCCGACGCATTCTCCGTCTCGATGGACATCGCGTCTTGCCCCTGGAATCCATCGAACCGTTTGGCGCGAATCGGAATCCAAGGCCGCCAAAACAACGAACCTCGACGCCCGGCAAACTTGGTGTTCTTGATTGACGTCTCAGGGTCAATGAACCAAGCCGAGAAACTGCCCTTGGCGACACGTGGGCTGATGACGATTGCCGATCAATTGGATAAAGATGACTCGATCGCGATTGTGGTCTACTCGGGCTCAAAAGGCTCTGCCAAGGGGCTCGTGCTGGACGCGACGACCGGAAACCATAAACGAGAGATCGTCGACGCGATCGCTCAGTTGCGTAGCGGCGGATCAAATAAACAAACAGGGCCGATTCAGCTGGCTTACAAGATCGCCAAACAACGCTACATCCCCGGTGGTAACAACAGCGTCGTTCTTTGCACCGATGACGATTGCAACGTCGGCTTCAAAGACATGAACGACCTATCAAAGTTCATTACCGACAGCAGTGACCTCGTTGCCTTCTCGGCAATCCAGTTCGGCCAAGAAGCCGGTGACCATCAACTGATGCGTCGATTGACAACGCAAGGCAAGGGTCAATACCGTGTGGTCAAGAATCAAGACGAAGCCCACGTGCAGTTTCTTGATCAAATCCAAATGCAACGGATTTGTATCGCTCGGAAAGTTGACTTGAGAATCGAATTCAATCCTGGCGAAGTGAAAGCGTATCGGTTGATTGGCTTCGAAGATCAACTGACCGGCGTCATCGCTCCCGCTGAAGGCAACCTGACTGACGGCAGGTTTACGCAGAGTGGTCTATCGGGTGACATTTTTGCCGGACACGCTGTCACCGCCCTTTACGAAATCATCCCGCAACATGGTCCCGCAAACGAGGCGTCTGAAAAATCCACATTCAGCGGCCTCAAGTATCAAACGCCCGTCGCACTCAACGACATTGCCAATAATGGCGAAGTCCTGACGCTTAGTTTGCAGTACAAAGCCCCAGAGCAGGATCAGACGCGGTCTGTCGAAATCAGCTTGGTCGATGTGGGAACCTCATTCGATGAAGCTTCTGAGGACTTTCGCTTCGCAAGCGCAGTCGCCGCGTTCGGGATGCTTCTGCGAAGTCCTTCTCACCACATCACGATTCGCCACGCTGACGATAGCCCCGTTGATGACGGCGACTCGGACTTTGAATTTGTTCAAAAGATCGCTGCCAATTCGATGGGTGAAGATCCGACCGGTTTCCGCAGCGATTTTGTTTCCATGGTTAAGCAAGCCGGTCGAGTGATTGCGAATCAACACGGTTAGTGGCTTGATTGGTTGACTCGATGGTTTTCGGCATCACGGGGACCGTGATGGGTACAAACAAAACTCACCCCAAAGTACCCGGCACGCTCCGCCGTGCCGACATACAACCATTCCCACCAAAACAGCGCTCGCTGCATCACGGGGACCGTGATGGGTACAAATAAACTCACCCAAAGTACCCGGCACGCTCCGTCGTGCCGACACACACTACCATCCCCACAAAAACAGTACCGCTGCATCACGGGGACCGTGATGGGTACAAACAAAGCTCCCCAAAGTACCCGGCACGCTCCGCCGTGCCGACATACAACCATTCCCACAAAAACAGCGCTCGCTGCATCACAGGGACTGTGATGGGTGCCGAAACAGTCCACAGCAACTGATTGCCTGAACCAAGATTGTTACACTGATGGCTCTTTCCTCCATCATGTGAAAATCCAATGCGCTGGTTCGAGATCGATAACGTTGACGAAGTCCCTTCTCCCTCTTTGCTGATCGATGTTGATCGCGTCAAACGCAACATCCAGCGGATGATTCAGTGGTGCGGCGATCGTGGCCCCGGCGTCTTGCGACCGCACGTCAAAACGCACAAGCTTCCGCAAATCATCGATCTCAAGCGGCAGGCAGGTATCGACAAATTCAAAACGTCAACCATCGCCGAATGTGAAATGACGGCCGAGGCGGGCGGCACAGATATCTTGCTGGCCTACCAACCCGTTGGTCCCAATCTCGATCGACTTCTAACGCTGATCGAACGATTTGATCATTCTCGGTTTTCGACAATTGTCGACTGTCCCGAAATCGCACAGCAGTTGGCACAACAAGCTCATTTGCGCAACCTCGTCGTCGATGTCTATGTGGACTTGAATGTGGGGATGGACCGAACTGGCATCCGTATAGGCGATAGCGCCGAACAGCTTTATCGGTTCATCCAAGAAAGCGAATCATTGAACGCGGTGGGACTGCACGCCTATGACGGTCACATTCATCACACCGACACTTCGACCGTGGTCAAATTGATGGACGAAGCTTTCGAACCGGTATGGCAATGGATAGACTCGATCAGGCAACGTGGATTGGTCGTTCCCAAAGTCGTCGGGTGCGGAACGCCGACTTCGGAACTGATGCTGCAGCGGTCCGTTGATTTTGACATCGAAGTCAGCGCGGGAACTTCCGTGCTTTGGGATGCCGGCCAACCGACGTTTTCACCACCGATGGAATTCGAAAACGCGGCTTTGGTTTTGGGCAGAGTGATCAGTCGACCGACTGAGCAGACCTTGTGTATCGACGTCGGCCATAAATCCGTGGGCTCCGAAATGCAGCCGCCGAGGATCATTTTCCAAGGCTTGGAAGACGCTTCATTTGTGATGCAAAGCGAAGAACACTTGGTGCTAAAAACGGAAAGGGCCCAGCAATACGGCATCGGCCACGTTTTCTACGGGGCACCAATTCATGTCTGCCCAACCGTTGCGTTGTACGATCATGCTTGGTGCGTCAAGGATGGCAAAGCGATCGAACGCTGGCCGATCGTTGCCCGAGCACGAAGGATCACGATCTAGCAAATAATGTTGCCAAAGGGTGCTGCTAAACAGTGATCTAAATCAATAATCCTGTGAGCGTTCATGCCGGATCATTTCTGGAGCCGCGGGCATCGAAGGCTGGAATGGATCAAATGAATTCATCCGTGCATCGATGACACGCTTGACTTGCTCACGAAACTCGGGATTGTCAGCCAGCTTCATGACGGCGGGACTGTTCATCAGGTAGATCAACGTTTCCTGCTGAACCGGTTGCCCACCCTGCAAAACGGCAGCCAGCTTGGGATCGTTCTGAAGCTCGCGGACTGCCTTGGAGACCTCCGCGTTGTTCTGTAACGCTTGGACTTCGGGAGCGGTCAACAAACGGTCCAAACCGCCAGGCGATGTGAATTCTCGAACAGCAACGGGAAACTTTTGCGTTTCGGCCAGCGGTTCGATTTTTTCAAACGGGTTATAGTCGCGAACGATTGGCCCCACGGTACTTTGCCGTGTTCGTGACGCCCATTGGTCGACCCAAGCGGCGACAGCGTTGTTTTTTAGGTCCGCACCCCGCTGCCACATTTGGATACTGATCAAGCCACCCAAGACCAGCCATACCATCACGGTCCCTTCGATCGCCCCGAGCAAGAACCCACCGTAGTGATTCACTTGGGCAAGCCATTGTCGACGAGCGATCAGTTGTCCCAAGACCGTGGCGACAAGCATCGAGACCAACATCGAAATCAGAATTCCGGAAATGCCGATGCAAAGAAAGCGGTTCGCCAAACCGGTCGATTGGAAATACTGCGTGCCGTATGGCTCCAGATATGGCGTTGCCAGTGGTGCCAAGTAGACCGCCGCCCCCAATCCCAACAGGCTAGACGCGATCCCAATGATCCCCATCTTGAAAGCGACCATTGACATCAAGGAAATCGCGACCAAACAGATCGCGGTCACAATGTCACCTTGGCGAAAGAAATAAAACGCCCCTGCCATGGTAGCCATCGTGATGACGATCATCAGCCACGGATTCATTTGAACCGGCTTGGGTTTCGTCGCAGGCTTTCGTTTTGGTGTGGGATCGCCCGGCTGGCTCATAGTGTTTGATGGGACTGTGAAAACTCGATCGCGAATCCAAGTGCAGTTTGCGCTGTTCCGGTAGGCACGACGAATGTGGCGACAGGGCGCAGGTGCACCAGTTTAGGTCATGGATAGGTGACCGAAGGCGTCGCGACAGGCATCATCCATCCTGTGCGGCAGATAGGACGATTGCACAAAAAAACGCAAAGCCGCCGTGAAGGTGACTTTGCGTTCTAATTTTAAAGCTGTCTGTAACAGACTACTGATTCAGGCTTTCGCTGATGACTTCACGGTTGGCACGTGTTCCCAACGATCCCCACAAACCGTAAGGGCTGGGTGAGCCGGGTGAACGTGGGCCGGTTCCGTAGGTCGCCACCGTTCCGATGCTTGGGTTACCGGCTTCGATCGAATCGGTCAAAAAGACAACAGCACCATCGCCCATCAGCACGTGAACCCCACCCTGGTGGCGGCTGCTAGCGGACAAAACACCTGGTGATGTATCGCCGAGCGACATACAGGTATGGCTGTTCGGTGGCAGGATCGTGTTCATCGCGGTGTAAGGCTGGCATCCGCTGGCCCAGCGGAATCCACGGCCTTGGTTGCCAGCGGCAACGTCGGTCAAACTTGGATCCCAGAAACTTGGTCGCTCGGGATCGATATCGGGACTACATGACAACGGATTGTTTCGCAGACCGGTAAAAGTTCCTGGGGCAAAGTTGTGCGTCAGGGTACGAACATCGCGGTCACCAAGATCGGTTGCGATTTCGCCCATCATGATCGTGTTGGAAAGTCCGTCCAAGATGTCACGGAACTTCATCGCACGACGTGGAACAAAAACACCACGGCAAGACGCAAGCACACTTTCGTTGCTGGCCGTGTGGACTTCGATCTTTGGCCAGCCACGCAAGTTGAACCAGTAAGGACCGTTGTCGGTGTAGTGCAACGCGTCACCCAAGCATGCGGCATAGTTGCTGCGTCCCATCGCTGGCAAGCCTTGCCCAGGGTCACTGGGGCAACGCAGCGTTGGGATCTCGGTCATCCATGGCGGATAGGCATTGTTACGTTGATTGACGATGACAACGTCGTTGTCTTCTTCGGTTGGGGTCGGCCCCATCGCTGGCCATGGCGGGTTCCGTGGCGTGTTGGGATTGTTCAAATCCTTTGAGTTCGGATTGGAGATCGAATCCCACAAACCCTGTTGCTCGAAGAACGGAGTCAGACCGACGAAGACGCTCAACATCATCATGTTGCAATCGTCACCGTAGCCACTGAACCAACTTGCCTGTGCCGGAAGACGACGCGTTCCACCCATGTGCGTTGGCAGTTGCTTGAACGCCGAGTGATAGTTGTGAGCGGCGAGCCCGATCTGTTTGAAGTTATTGCTGCAGCTCATTCGACGTGCTGCTTCACGTGCCGCTTGAACGGCGGGCAACAACAGGCCTACCAAAATTCCGATGATCGCGATCACGACCAACAGCTCGACAAGGGTGAAACCTTTCGAGCCGGAACTGTTTCGAATCATTACGATACCTAGACTTAAAAAGTCGACGAATAAAGGATAGATAGAAGTTTGACGTCGTGAACTCCATCCTAGACGCCGCTATAGCAATCCGTTCCCGCCACGTACTCCGTCGTCGGAACCGATCGCTTTTGTCTTGTCTCGCGGAACCGTGGCCCTACTGACGCTGAGCCGCCAGTGCCTCTTTCTCACGATCGCGGTTAGACTGCTCTTGTTCGGTCATCTCGTAATCGACTGGCTCGATCACAGTGGTCTCTTTCGAGCCACAACCGCTTGTCGTCACCAAGGCCATCATCACAACCAATGTGGTCAACAGAAGCTTCATGAATCTTGATTCCGGTTTGGAGAATTGACTCGCACTTCGCCCTATGCGGTGCGATGTTAACGCTGCGTTTTGCGTTTATCTTCGGTTAAGACGTGGGTTAATTTGGTCAATTGACAATCAGCTGACCAGCACTTTGTTGGGGTATCCGCAAATGCACGAGCGGAGGTGTTACGCAAAGGTGGTCGAAATCACCGTTAGCGGAGCATCAATAGCCTCTATCTTTCCCAACTTTGCTGGGACGCAAAGTTTTTTTTGGTGAATAATTGATGAAGGTGACAAATGTCGGCATCTACCGCGTCATTTCATGTTCGATATGACTGAAAAATCAACTGGCGAATCCACGCACCCGAACCACCAGTCGTCGCCAACATCAACACGAAGCACAACGTTTTTGGCGGCATCATCTATCGCT
This is a stretch of genomic DNA from Stieleria sp. JC731. It encodes these proteins:
- a CDS encoding serine hydrolase domain-containing protein, which codes for MRTTFSDQVMIGGHVAAGFEPVAEAFAENFRFRGERGASCAIYHRGQKVVDIWAGSQCQQSGQPWGPETVSLVFSVTKGMAATAIAVAHAKGYFELDAPVADYWAEFGTPRKRAITIRQLLAHQAGLITIDQHLSPSDIADHDRMTQLLANQEPLWQPGRMHGYHTFTLGWYQNELIRRTDPQGRSLGQFFQDEIAAPLDAQFFIGLPDRIPDEWISRTHGYPRVRALAHLNELPPGMILSGIWPRSLTARSVNFMRLSDPAVLANPEFRRVEIPSAGGFGQARAVARIYDALARGGDELGLTDQTFAELCRPAELPNAGSRDAVLKLDVAYGMGFSKPSHGFQFGSDASAFGCPGAGGCFGMADPSAQLSFAYLTNTMSFRIFDDPRERAIREAMYRCAKSTTGIRRSLAA
- a CDS encoding efflux RND transporter permease subunit, translated to MSSSDNEDQPGDSAQTEGGVHSQSESILSKKRAHAILLFALLISPLVFFAAVRALKSTSNDPRQWLPKSFAATDTYDWFGEQFGTDEIAVVSWPGCTINDPRATELSAALAESPYFSAVRTGQSTLEQLTGAPLNLSEAAAIKRIEGSLIGSDKQSTCLILTTAPEGQDNRTAAVDTIQQQALEVAGIAESDLKLAGPTVDAAMIDAESRKLLFGLAGLSAIASFCVATFRLQSIRLAISVLLVAIYCTALGLGVLFVTGSRMNLLMTMLPPLIYVLTVSSAVHLANYYRDARRHPELSKSPVRLAVEHGWVPCSLAALTTAIGLISLIFSKIEPIQEFGLFSSIGVVLGVIVLFVLLPSALIAFPPKVRIKPTPEQSAAAKRFGNWVIRHHAVLAIGCLIVMVVCGARIPSIESTVRLQDRFLPDSDVINDYRWLEEKVGPMVPLEVVIHFGKDDQRDRVEQIKLVAKAQAQIAALGDYVTTMSAFNFSPPLPRGHSVRDIIARKIINGKSIHDQLTEARFLSETPNEILWRISVRANAIGNLDYGLLAERIESTVRPLLDEQGVKGTFTGVIPLIYKAQRQLLMDLFRSFIVAFGIIAFVLVFVLRSVSATCLTMLPNIFPAVIVFGGVQWFGIPVQIGSVMTASAALGIAVDDTVHLLTWFRRGIDDGLSRHEAIRDAFGRCSGAMVHTTLICSSGLIVFALSSFVPVLHFAYLMVVLLISALIGDLIMLPAILAGPLGRFFEKRSGSETTRSQ
- a CDS encoding alpha/beta fold hydrolase, with the translated sequence MLLKRSSDTQAEKNTGIDPERTVDMGSGDQTVLFLHGLFGSPLHWQNVMERLADKYRVIAPQLPVDYQPGRRKHGINAIADLSAQVRQMIDAMQIEPFVLCGNSLGGLVAIDLCASQKDYAKGLVLAGSAGLFERSPIGGMRPRPSREFIRKTVGDIVYRQELVTEELIDDWYKSVTDRDYVRFILRVSRATRDRTVENELSKLDLPTMIIWGHQDTITPPSTGREFQRRIKGSRLEFIDDCGHAPNWERPEAFADLLEGFLPTCFAE
- a CDS encoding PQQ-binding-like beta-propeller repeat protein → MRLRNMRFQLAALLCLITACNSSADWPGWMGPNRDNRPDDLKLPKDFASQPPKVLWRTSTDGGYSGPAVSDGRIYVSDYRSGEDNSVANFERKQITGRERVRCLDATSGAELWSHAYPVSYSISYPAGPRCTPTVDDDRVYSLGAEGELICFKTEDGEIVWSKNLPREYSTKAALWGYASHPLIDGDKLICVVGGSGSHIVAFNKYTGEEIWRQGTASEQGYVPPTIINAGGTRQLITASPDAINSLDPETGKPFWSKPYEATNGSIIMSPIVAKIDGQSYLYLAGYSNKNLLLKLSETTPAAEVVWQDVNKHAVSPVNVQPILDGKMLYGFDQKGALMGIELPSGERQWETGQPISERPIQSATAFIMAPKGDDRYLMFTELGDLVIAEMNQAGFNEIDRAHVIDPTGVAFGRRVVWSAPAVDDGKLFIRNDKEVICVQIAPQ
- a CDS encoding RNA polymerase sigma factor, whose protein sequence is MKQTDSQFDPSDQARPGSPDQAGTDGWLSEAFRDNELALMGYATHLVKDRDRANDLVQDVFLRLCRQPQGKLKGRVRQWLFRVCRNRALDIMKKEGRMKPLDDTVAEKEVSRDVDPIAKVELAERYSDAMDLLGNLPERQQEVIRLKIEGGLSYREISHATGLSVGNVGYLLSTGLKTVRERLTTTETEN